The following is a genomic window from Scylla paramamosain isolate STU-SP2022 chromosome 19, ASM3559412v1, whole genome shotgun sequence.
TGTGTGGTGTTGAGATGGATTTGAAGTTGCTAGTCAAGAAATTACTGAGGTGAGACAAGATCGAGTGCTGGTGATGTTGTTGGTGTGACATGTTCCACCTCATTGTACATCTTTGGtgaaatggtcagtgaagaactGCATAGAGGAGTTGAGGAAAGATTCTGTGTGGTGACTGGCTGCCGTCCTGCTGTGACTCCTTGTCCCTGCCCTGGCATGGTGTATCATGAGTCTTGGTAACAATGAGAACATATCACAGAacattgtttatctttttattaccaGTCATAATAAAACTCCCTTGCCAATAAATGAAACATGCGATACTTtgtcaacaataaataatttgGTTTCACGAAGTACAGTTGTGAttgcagacaaaaaaaagacttgTGTAATGTTATTTATCTACAATATAAAGTTTATCTAACGAAACTTCTTTTGTTTCAGTAATGAATTCCGTAGTTTCATTTGTTTGGTCCTGAAGGATTGCTTTTGTTTGCCAGCAACCTTATGTTTGAGCATCATGAAACTCTTGCCCTTGATCTTCTCCCTATTGGTGGTGGAGGCATTGGGGTTCATGCGGCCTTTCTTCATGCCGTACTTCTCCCGCCCCTCCCTGCCCATGGCCACACTCTCCATCCTGGCGTCCTTGTCGTGCTTCCGCTTCTTGTAGATCATCTCTATGTTCTTCAGAGAGACCAGTTCCCCTGAACCGCTGCCTTCTGCATCGTCTGgagctttccttttccttcctcgtttcttcttcttactgcTCTTGGTGAACTTTTCCACCCGTTTTGCTGCCTGTGTTGCTGCGATTCGTGCAAAGTCCTCATCAGTAAGGAATCTGGAGCAGGCGATGTCGGCAGCCTTCTGTGCACGCTCCTCTGCTGTGAGCTTCATGACTTCCTTGAGAGCTTCCTTGGCACTGaataccttttctttctcttcctcatcacctttgttatcatcttcaccatcttcatctttgtcttgtttctctttctttgcatCAGGTTTActttcatcatcgtcatcactgtcatcatcatccatgTCTACCCAATTGTCATCACTCTCGTCATCGCTGGTTCCCAATCCCTCATCACCATCCGTCTTGAACGCCAGAATTTCTGCTCCTGGTATGTAATCAATGGCACGGTTTTCCCCAAAGTTCTCCTGTCGCTTCTCTACTCCCAGTTCTGTCGGGGCACCTCGGTCCTTCTTGAAGAGCAACTCTGGATTCTTGTCCCTGAAGAGAGCAATGAGGGAGCGTGCAGCCATCATCACCCCCTTGTCCTTGTGGGTCTTGTACTGCGTCAGATCCTGCAGGAGATCACCAGACATGCAGTACGGGTTCCTGGCACACAGCTCCCTGATGGCATTGAGCCCCATGGCCATAACCTCACTGGAGTAGCGTTCTGTCACAAAGTTGTCCGCCAGTGTCCTTAGTACAGGACTGAGATCATCAGGGGGCACTAGTGGATGAGCAGCTTGGGCAGCAAAGACCATGACCTTAGTGACCTCCCGCTGGTGTGGGAAGAGGAACCGGTTCACTAGGGGGTAGAAATTGGGGAGGTAGAGTTGATGAATGCCAATCAACCTGGATATGAAGTTCATGGTCATCAGCTTGACTTCAAAACGCTCGTTCATCTTTTCCAGGCGGCGGTAGAGTCGCTCCGCCAAGCTCTGTGGGTCGTGTATCAAGTGCAGTGCTGAGAAATCAAAATTCTCCTTAGTCTTCTTATCCTTCTGGGACTTCTTGACTGCTGCCTTGGCTTTGTCgatcttcttctgtttcttcttggtcttcttatTCACCCGCATTGCCATCATGGTCGCCTTCacactcttcttttcctcctcatcatcagaGTCACTGTTGCTGTCACTCTCttcaccaccttcctcctcatcccggCCAATGAAGAACTTGAGGGTAGTCACCATGATCTTGGTCACCTTGGAGAAGCAGGCAGTGACAATGGTGTTGACTGTCTTGGCGTCATTCCACACCTTCTTATGGTACAGCTCGATCATCACATCCAGAGAGGTCTTGGCAGCCACTGCATGCCTGGAGGAAAGCATCtcgtgcatgaaattctggagCTCCTTGTTCAGCTTTGCATTCTTGCTTCGAGCATTGATGTTCTTGATGTCGGTTACAATGTGCTGCTTCAGAAACTTGCGCAGGTTTTTGTCCTGAGAGGCAGAAGGTTTGCTCAGATTAGTTACAGGGAAAAGAGATGCTGAAGTACTCCTAATGTGACTCAGTTTTACAGCACAGGTTTTTGTCCTGAGAGGAAGATTAGTTACTGGGGAAAAGAGATGCTAAACTGCCCCTCACTTAACTCAATTTTACTACCCTTGTTTAAGTTACTCATGGACTTTCAAACTGCAAAATTTATTAAACTCCAAGATCGAAACAAGATGTGCACCTATTACATATCAAAAATATTTTCCTCCAGTACCTATCTTTAATCTTAAGTCTTGCTCTACACAGACAAAGTATCAGGGTAGATGTGGTAAGTCTGTCAGTGAGTAGGAGGAAATCACCTGGCACTGGAGGAGCTGGAAGAAGAGTATGTGTAGGTCAGTTGGGGAGAGCAGGTTTTTGTTCCTCAGCAGCATGAGAGCCTTGACAAAGGACATGCGCATCTCAGGGTGGAGGACTGTGCTGTGTCGCTTGAGTAACACAGACAGCTCCTGAGGGAAGCCACTCAGCTTGTCTTGGTAACATTGGGCCACCTGTGTAATTGATAATGAAGGTAAACTACCTATACATCAGGCTTGAatctctttaaaatttatgGTAAAAATTATGCTTTGTCTCATTGTACTATTAAAATACAAAGGAGATATTTTAGTTCCcttcattctattttctttagtgattctttGCCAACATGCAGGAAGTACTATgatatattaataacaatacttAACGAGAATATAAGTGAAGCTGCAGGGAGCCACTAGATCGTGGGAAGTTTCCGTGTAAAAATATCTATAACCACCATTCaaaattcataaatttatctaatctttaaaACCTCCCAATCAACTGAACACTAGCAATAGATCTGTAAGCCAATATATCCATAAACTTATCTAATATTTAAAGCTCCCTACTGAGTTGACACAATCCATAGATCTACAAGTTAAAATAAATGCATTGCCAGCATCAGTAACTCACCTGAGACAAGAACGTAACAACCTGGTGCAGATCATTATTATAAACAGTGGGATTCTGTTCAAAGATGACACACAGTGCCTGGTAGACTGAGTGCTGCCGCTCAAACTCCTCCCTGTAGGATGCTGGGTCGCGCTTAATCAGGTTCTGCAGCTGTGGCAGGTTGGAGGGCAGCTTGTTGTTGTTTGACTTTGTAGACTCCATTGTGACTGAGGAGCAGGACTGGTATAGCTTGGATTAGTTAGAATAGTCTCTGTTGATAGCAGGCAGGCCACTATAGCATCATCCAAGTAGAATGCGATAGTTTAAATTTAGTTATAAAAATGTTATGAATGATAAGGCTATAATAAGTTAAAGGGTTGCAATAGGGAGTGGAAGAACTTATGAAATCTGTGTACTATGGGTTTCAGAGGCTTTTGAGATCCTTTACCAGGCATAGCATTGTCCTGTCACCTAAGAAGaatcaaaagaacaaaaatcatGATAATATTTCCTTCCAGTAATATATAGCAGTAATTTTCACCACCTTTTCCTCAGTAAACTCACACAAAAACAGAAACTCAGATTTAACTCCTAATTCTCTCCCAAAAGCATGACTTCCCCCACGCAGACTATATCCTCCTTAACCACCACAAATTTCTGAACAATAATACCATGATCACAACCCTTCAGTGGACGTCAATTTCTTATGACAATCACAGCAGTTTATTggtaattaaaaagaaacaatCGAATCATCATATTACATAAACGCGATGTCTTTGTGTATTAGGTTACTCGTCTTCAACTCACCTGTTAACTTAAAGGTGTGTTGGTACCTCCTGTGTAGTGAAATAGGTCCTAGTTGTTACATTAGTGAGGTATTATTACTAAGGGTGGAATGGAGAACAGCTGGGCGCAAGTTTGTTTACCTCGAACACGTGGTCTGAGGAACCCCACAGAAAACATGGCTTGAATTGAGGAGTGACTTACTTTATTCTGTATTCATAGtcttgtgatatatatatatatatatattttttttttatgtaggaaggacaccggccaagggcaacaaaaatacaataaaaaaaaatatgcccactgaaatgccagtcccataaaagggacTGGCATGTCCATGTATGCATTAAACAAGATGAGGATGAACAACTGCGtttgttattgtaatttttgAAGGGCATCTAGTGtgaaattttattctttttgctaTATGTCATTTATGTGTACTTTactgtaaaggaagaaaatcatTGCGTATAGAAATGGGAATTTTTCGGGTATTAATGATGCTTTCATGAATCCACTGATGATTTGATATTGATTCTTTGTCACGAGTTAAAAATATACCCATGACAACCCACTAATAacctatgtggcctttgaaaatgtctGGGGTGTTCGCCGCAGAGAGCCACACCTCCCTGCATCATATGAAACCTCACATTTGCCCTACATCCTTACTACAGCCCTCAAATCAAGGCAAGGGAGCCAATATACAACTCACACATACTTCACACACCATCAAACTCATCCTTGCTTGCCTAGCTCAGCACCATCGTGGAATATGACGCCTTGGCATCCGGTCCTATACATGGCTAAAACCACTAAAATAAGTTTAATACCCACTGTATACCCGCACGTCTATACCTGCACTAACAGACTCCCCTGACATAGTTGGAAGGTTGAGTACTGGCTGATGAGTGTGGGTAgtgcagaagagaaggaatggattACCTATACCTTCGTTGCCTGCTCCATCTGACGCCTCCAGAGTAATTTatcaataaaatcaataaaatacgCTTAATGTTGCACCGCTAACTGCACTAACAAATGCACCAAAGACAGTTGCAAGGCTGAGTGCAGTCTGGTAAGCGTGGGTaaggcagagaggaaggaatggagtgaTTTTCGTGCGTTAAATACTCATTCTAGTGGGAAGTGACTGTTCAGTGATGCGGAAACCCCAAACAACCTCTAACAACCATGAAGTGCTGTACTTATGCTTGACAGTATTTACCATGCCTTGTCTCTGTGTCTGAAGTATCATTTAGTACATGTATAGGTATATCATTAAGCTTATTTTATCGTATTTTATTGGTTTTATCCATAAATTACAGGGAAGCGACTCAGGTGAGAGCCGAGGGAGGCTGTGTCGCACCCGCATTCCACGATGTTTAGCTGAGCAAGGATGAGTGTGGCGGAGTGTGGACTCTGCGTGGAGTGTGTGCCGCCCCCCCCTTGCCTTGATCTGAGAGCCGCCGGTAAGATTATAGGGTGAATATGTGGTTTCAAGGAGTTTTATAgattatttccatttttctcttcctcccacaatACTTGAGGCTAGGGAATGAAAGCTAGCAGTTAGGGTATAGGATAAAAATGTGGTTTTATACAGAATTTGcgtgtttatttctttcctattgTTTAATACCAAGGTTATTTTCATAATCGCCCAACTTTCTGTCATTCTTCCCATGCACAAGTTTGGGGATGCAGGAACAATGTACTTTCAGCTGGAGAAGCATATGCACACTAACACTAATCAGGAGGTCCATCCTTGCGAAGATGGAACCAGTGAGGTTATAGGAATGTATGGAATATAACTCACCTGATTAACTTATCTAGTGGAGCCACTGCTTGGAGGGGCATAAGAGGCACCGACTGTATGTTAAATAGCACTCAAGCTAAAGTTTATACAGTGTTTGAGTGTCTGTGACTAATATAGCTAGTTTTGTCTCTTTAAGCCCTGTAGGGAATGGTAGATGAAGGATTGGAAGTGTTTGATATTTATGTATCAAAGAATATGCAGTTTGACTAGTTTTGCCTCATTAAATGTTGCAGGGAAGTATAGATGAATGATTTGAGGAATATTTCCACGGTTTGTGTTTCAGATAATATGTAATTTGACTAATTTTGCCTCACTAATCatggaaggggagatgaaggatTTGCAGAGTATTTCCAGCAGTGTGTAGACCAAAGATGAGTGACATACTGTAGGTGCTTACTTAGGCTGGTTCTGACCTATGCTGAAAAATAGTTTATGGTGTATGCAAGAACAAATCTCTGGCATAATTTGAGGGTCCCCTTATTTTCATCACAGGCCGGGATGGCGGGGAAACCAGAGCTGCTCGGAGAGACGCTGACCCGCCACTACCGGCTGTCATGTGAGTTGTTCGGCACGTACCCTCTGCCGCACTTCACCCACCAGCTCTCTCAGGGAAGCCTGGACCTCCACCTGGACACTGTTGACTTGGACCACCTGGAAGCGTTGTGCCACACTCTCAAAAACAAAGTCTCGCCTTCTTCTCTCAGGGTTATTGTGCCAACAGCCAAGGAAGGTGTGTAGTGAGGGTGTGTGTTTGCTGATAGTAACTTGCctattgcttcttttcttttgtgtttatgttAGAGGGATAAGGCaacagtaaggaagaaaaaaaaaggcccactgaggtgccggtccctgaAGAGTCTAATTATTACTACGTATATTGGTAATGATTAAGACTTCCTAGTTATTAAATAATTTAGTATTTGTCAGAGAAAGACATCAACTCACTACTAATTTTGGTATGGTGCTCaacattaatttctctctcccaGTGTCTCCAATGATGGCAAGGGTGGTGGAGCGTGCAGTGGagggtgtgggggtgtgtgtggtggtctccctcaccctctcctcacTCAGCCTGGACGGTGTGAGGCTCAGAGGCAGGACCCTTAAGCTGCTGTGTGAGGTGAGGTACTGAGCTGTGCTACCTCAGGAACACAAAGCTGGTAGACCAACATGTCGTCTAGATTTAAACATAGTCATGATATCAGTTACAAGATTTACTTTTTCAGTACTGTAAATTTTTAAACTTTTGGCTCtgttttagggactggcacgtcagtgagcctttttttttatgtgtattttgttgtccttggccagcacctctcttacataagaaaaatttAGCTCCATTTGCTATTACCCATTTGTCCATCAGCTGTTTGTCCATTCTGTTTCAGGGACTGAGAAAGGCCCGTACTGTGAAGACTCTGGTCATGAGGAACTGTGGTCTGGGGGACTCTGGAACGGAGAGTGTGTGTCAGGCAGTCAAGAATGTGCCCAGCATCACCCACCTATCGCTGATCAACTGTGGGGTGGCAGAGAGAGGTGCCACTGCTGTCGCATGTCTGATAAAGGTGCTATTTGGAAAACTCTAACTTGGTATAAGCTTGAGTGATgaaactatgtgtgtgtgtgtgtgtgtgacttcttTTTATCTGAGGATTAACACTTTTCTgtgctgtcaaaatagttcatcagtttttccatttttcatgcatttcttataccagtTTAGAATTATAAGTAGAATCACACAGGACAGGGAATAGGGAATGAGGAACAGCAGTATCTAGAAGGCTTCACCACCTGATACCTTGCCATGTCTCTTCTTGCAGCACCAGAGACTGAACAGGGACAGTGCGATGTGGCAGGACACCCTCAGGCAGAGACAGCCCCACCTGGATGGCATGAAGGGGCTGCGTCGTCTTACTCTCAACAGCAACCCAGCAGTCGGGGACCAGGGCGTGGCTGCCATCACTGAGGCTCTCACTGAGGACCTGTGGATCAAAGGTGAGTGGCGCAATGTGATCGGCTGGTTCAAAGCTGAGTAATGTGCTTCACTCCCCTTCGCTGTGTTTAGAGTTTTGTTTCTAACTGAAGTCCTCTGGTATGCTGAGTATTTGTTaattgtcaggttttgtaaAATTCAGTGGTCAGAGGACAGAGGAAAATGCAAAACACAGAAGTGAGTCAAGACTACTTGATTTACGACTATTACTGTATCTATATTAAATTTCTctttttaatagtttttaagCTCTCAACCAGCCTCTGTTACATATAAAGATAAGTATTACAAATGGTGTTTTGTCACAAGTAATCACAGTGCAGTTTCTACTGCAGTCACACTTATGAATCTTAAGGGGTAGCAAGTGATATAAGTCTGAGTATCAAAGAACTGCTGGTGATATGTGTGAATCAAAATGAACAGCAAACAGTATAAGTCTgaggagcaagaaaagaaatgtttgTGTTAAAGTGAGCAACAAAAACCTGTCTGTGTTAGCAGTGATATATGTGGATCTTAAGGAACAGCAAATAGTATGAATTTCCAACAGAAAACTATTTCCATTAGCGTTGGACCTGCAGCACTGTGGTGTTGGAACGGAGGGCGGTGCCTCAGTCCGGGCTCTGCTGCATGCCAATCAGACACTGGAGGTGGTGGACCTGAGGAATAACCCCTTCCTGCCAGATGCTGTGGTGGGGCAGCTGGCCAGTCTCCTGCAGGGGCGATGCTCAGAGGCCGGCTCTCAGGTTAGTAATTGGAAAATTGAATGATATTAGGGAGTTTCCAGGGATGTGTCAGTttggtgtaatattttttttgtcccgTTGAATGAGTGTGGCAGAAATTAAGTATTATCAAAGAGTTTAATAGGAGGTTTAGTTCTTTGATATTGTCTCCAGATATGTCAGTTTGGTGTAGtagttttctttgtccttttgaATGAGTGTGGAAGAAATTGTCATGTCATATCAGTAACAGGAGTTGTAATGCTCAATTCTCTTAAGTTTTCTTTAGTGTCTTTAGATGGATACACAGGCTCAAGACTATTGACGTTGCAGTGCACAATACTTTATACCAAATGTAACTAATGCTTTCTGTGTACCTTCCCCCAACACACAGTACAGTTTGCTCAGGACCtcagaagtggaggagaaagaggaggctgTGTTGGATCAGAAAGGAAGCACACCAGGGTACAGGGGCAGTGGAAGGGTCATGAGGGCCAGGAGGGGCAAGCAGGTCCCTCATGCACCCCGTAGCAGAAAGCCCACACCTCCATCCCAGCTGGGGGTGCCCTGGAGGGTGGAGCACAGGCTGTATGAGAGAAGGTATCAAGTGCTGATGTTTTGTGGTTGTGTGTTTAGCTGAGTCGCTCCTCAGTATCTTTCTTTATGAGTTTTATCTTGATGAAAGtaacttgttttttattctgtttgtgtttttagctGCATTGTTCCTTGatatttccttctttgagtTTTAtcataatgaaaataacttGTAGAATTGATGTCAGTTGATATTCAGGTGTGTAAATAATTCTGTTGTGATGTATCATTCAGAGTGAGGCAGTCTGTTGTTCTATAGAAATTTATTGTATGCTTATTTCTGGTACCACTTTTCTTATGCCCAGTGTTAATGTGACACTTTTTGGTTAATTTCCAGAGAGGGACTTACGCCAGGTGCCATGGTGAAGGAGTGCAGCAGGGAGTGGGAGAGTGCTGGTGAAGCCACACTGCCCTCCAAAGAGTCTGTTCCTGAGGCAGATGTGACCGAGAAGAAGATGAGGTATTAAGGCATCTGTTTGAAATTTTTGTATAAGGATCAGAGGCCAAGACAGATGATTTACTGTAGCTTTCCTATGTAGAGTCTGAATCAGTATTAAcataatgaggaagagaacCATCTTAATCTGGCAGCTTTATCCTCTCCTGTGTATATGTTATTTCTGTTCTGTGTAACTATCCTTCTGGTTTTCTTGTACCCCCTGTTAGTATAAgcagtgagaagagagagaactagagCAATGATAAGGATAGAGAAGGATGGGGGTTAAAATAAGGTTATTGATGACAAAGAATAAATTTTCCAACCCTCAGGAAGAAACTACAGCTGTACAAGAAGAAATACCAGAAGGAACGTGAGCAGAGGAAGAAGTTAGAGCGTAAGCTGTCCCGCATCCAGACACAGTTGCATGGCCTCCACACGCTGGATGAGACCACTGTCTCCCACATTGAAGAGTGTTTCCTTAAGTTccacatcttcctctctttgatGCAGGATTCTGGGTGAGTCTGTGTATGTTGTTAGCAtctgtttggttaagtttggtttagtttgattaggttagttaTATATTTACTGAtgtattttgctatttttttatttatttattcatttatctatttaggaGTACTATCTCTTCACTGTCAGGAGCCAAGGGGCTAAGAGAGTGGTGTGAGTGAGTATGAGTGTGCCTTGTCTTAGCTATCCCCATTATTGAGTGATGTATGTATTTGAtctacttattttatttcttttgcatTGTGTTGCCTGTAGGGGAGAAAAACAGGTGGtcttcatccatttatttattgtgcttCATCTACagcttttttatatttattttatacatgACATAATTCCTATATCTAATCTTTTTAACTGGTGTTTTCCTAATTTATAGATTTTggtcattactttttttccatttcaggGAAGCCCCACAGTCATCATCATCCGGCAGTGTCAGTCCACCTCATCACCCACCTGTTGAACCAAGCAGGACCCAAACTCACCCAGCCAGCACCCTTCTTTCAGGAATCttatcctccctcccaccatccACAATACCTATCCCTGTAGTCATTCATCAGCCTTCCTCCTCTGACAGCCACCCCATCCCTGTATCTCATCCCAGTGACAGCAAGTATGGAGGTAATGTAAGTGAACCAGAACTGtcagatagaaggaaaaaagagacctTGAATATTGTAAGTCCTGAGCAGAATTTTGTGAGTCAAGGCCACACATCTGAGAgtgaaagacaagagaagaatgACACAGGAGTTACTTCAGAAATCATGGGATCTAATCACCCTAGAAACACCTCTTCATCCA
Proteins encoded in this region:
- the LOC135109992 gene encoding centrosomal protein of 78 kDa-like, coding for MAGKPELLGETLTRHYRLSCELFGTYPLPHFTHQLSQGSLDLHLDTVDLDHLEALCHTLKNKVSPSSLRVIVPTAKEVSPMMARVVERAVEGVGVCVVVSLTLSSLSLDGVRLRGRTLKLLCEGLRKARTVKTLVMRNCGLGDSGTESVCQAVKNVPSITHLSLINCGVAERGATAVACLIKHQRLNRDSAMWQDTLRQRQPHLDGMKGLRRLTLNSNPAVGDQGVAAITEALTEDLWIKALDLQHCGVGTEGGASVRALLHANQTLEVVDLRNNPFLPDAVVGQLASLLQGRCSEAGSQYSLLRTSEVEEKEEAVLDQKGSTPGYRGSGRVMRARRGKQVPHAPRSRKPTPPSQLGVPWRVEHRLYERREGLTPGAMVKECSREWESAGEATLPSKESVPEADVTEKKMRKKLQLYKKKYQKEREQRKKLERKLSRIQTQLHGLHTLDETTVSHIEECFLKFHIFLSLMQDSGEAPQSSSSGSVSPPHHPPVEPSRTQTHPASTLLSGILSSLPPSTIPIPVVIHQPSSSDSHPIPVSHPSDSKYGGNVSEPELSDRRKKETLNIVSPEQNFVSQGHTSESERQEKNDTGVTSEIMGSNHPRNTSSSTQAQLESKEDGGEGTMPDKEMDEEMTPKMKKSKHNSENLSNKGSDSVPSYSSPLKEKEKEKQKRIQVNDDTHWDLGELKKNAKEQELIIPSSADSVAVSMELRADKSEGINDEWNNEKTDEHTNGIVGKRSLSVKGDEELEREALSEELSFTNKVMEIHTLQGLMEGNWHQEGEKSMEETHLSESKTQGSVASQSPITCQSPHADQSPKSQIPKQGQVPQQSPSSHLHHEHLSPNQIAQELSYQHTSEYEDSSDSQSPSSQSLPSQSPRKPHLVQRRQLPQRSKSPKKSRSPRKEPLGVQGSEVSETDDEKMRNLSAWLQGRVRGRATTPSSSSSVSISEHLQHSHTSWTKRKSRQKERAREEEDGEVEELPGGSEIDLSDCEDLSLSGLTLTNTSVPEDINTAGEEDF
- the LOC135109993 gene encoding protein SDA1 homolog: MESTKSNNNKLPSNLPQLQNLIKRDPASYREEFERQHSVYQALCVIFEQNPTVYNNDLHQVVTFLSQVAQCYQDKLSGFPQELSVLLKRHSTVLHPEMRMSFVKALMLLRNKNLLSPTDLHILFFQLLQCQDKNLRKFLKQHIVTDIKNINARSKNAKLNKELQNFMHEMLSSRHAVAAKTSLDVMIELYHKKVWNDAKTVNTIVTACFSKVTKIMVTTLKFFIGRDEEEGGEESDSNSDSDDEEEKKSVKATMMAMRVNKKTKKKQKKIDKAKAAVKKSQKDKKTKENFDFSALHLIHDPQSLAERLYRRLEKMNERFEVKLMTMNFISRLIGIHQLYLPNFYPLVNRFLFPHQREVTKVMVFAAQAAHPLVPPDDLSPVLRTLADNFVTERYSSEVMAMGLNAIRELCARNPYCMSGDLLQDLTQYKTHKDKGVMMAARSLIALFRDKNPELLFKKDRGAPTELGVEKRQENFGENRAIDYIPGAEILAFKTDGDEGLGTSDDESDDNWVDMDDDDSDDDDESKPDAKKEKQDKDEDGEDDNKGDEEEKEKVFSAKEALKEVMKLTAEERAQKAADIACSRFLTDEDFARIAATQAAKRVEKFTKSSKKKKRGRKRKAPDDAEGSGSGELVSLKNIEMIYKKRKHDKDARMESVAMGREGREKYGMKKGRMNPNASTTNREKIKGKSFMMLKHKVAGKQKQSFRTKQMKLRNSLLKQKKFR